The sequence GAGAAGAAAAAGACAACAGCCGTTCGTTACTCGAGTGGGCTAAAAGCCAGGCGGGCAAAGAAGTAAACGGTTTTATGAATCATTTATGGAACGGCGTCACTACTCTCTACTTAGCCGAAGTTATTGAAAAAATTCTTATCGACGGGCTCTACAAAAAAGGTATTTATCACATCTTTTCTCCGGATACGGTAAATAAATACGACCTGCTGAAAATATTTAACGAAGTCTATCATCTGAATCTGAAAATAAATCCAGTTAATGCGGAAAGCGCCGTTGACAGAAGCTTGGACTCGGTATACGGTTTATCCGGTATTGTTTCCGTCAAGCCGTTACGTCGGCAAATTGAGGAAATGAAAGAGTTTTTCGAAAATGAAAAGGCGTTTGAATTATTATGATATCTTTTTTAATACAACAAGATAAAAATATTATTTCTTAATAATCGACTAAATATGGAATCGATAATGTTTAAGAATATACCTAAAGAAATGCACGGTTATTTTACACAAATAGAAGATATTAGGAAAAATGTTACTACTATTAGAGAATGGTGGGAAGAAAACCATAAATATGATGAACCTTTTTTACTATCAGGAACACCTGGCAGAGAAGTGTGGAGAGCGCTAGGAATTACTGACTACATTAATGCTCAAAAGAAAATACTTAATATAGGTGTAGGACTGGGTCATTGTACAAAAGAACTAAGTAATATCGGAGCCGAAGTTCATGCGTTGGATATATCATTAACAGCATTGAAAAGGGTCGAAAAATATATAAAAAAAGGATGGACTCCGGATGAGTTGCCGCATCTACCTGTAAATTATTTCGATTTGGCTATCTCACATCTTGTGGCTCAACATATGTCTGATACTGACTTGCTTAACCAGATAAAGTACGTTATTAAAAGTTTGAAAAAGGATGGTTTCTTTGCAATCCAAATAGCTTTTCCTTTACAGGAAGAATATCAATTTAGGGAAGATTTTGAGATTCAAAAATGGGGAGGAGTGCTAAGAACACTAGAACATATTAATGAGTTAGTTGAAAAAGGGGGAGGAAAAATATTGTGGGTAGATAATATTGCAGAGTTTAATGAATTTGACACAGGATGGTATGGCATACATATCGTAAAAAATGCTCCAGAAAGTGTAATTGAATACAGCAATCATAAGTTGAACAAGAAAAAATCTAAATTAATAGAAAACGAAGCTAAACGTTATCAGAAAAAAATTGACAAAGCAATATTGTTTTATAAGAATTCTCTTTCTGTAGATAATGAAAACTTAAGCAGTCTTAAAAAGTGCGGTGAAATATACTATCAAAAAGATGAGAAATTAATATCGCTGGAAATGTTTAATAAAGCGTATTATCTGAATAAAATAGATTTAGAAACAATACTACTAATAGCGCAAGTTTATTTGGAATTAGGTGAATACTTTAAGGCATGTCATTTGCTTATCGAATACAAAAATAAACAACATGAAATATCCGATAGCTTATTAATAAAAACGAGAATTAACGTGTCCAACGCGCTAAATACTTTAGGAGATGTATACTTTGCATCCGGATTATATAAAATGGCTGCCAAAGTATATGAGAAGTCATTAGAGTTATACCCGGGAAATGATCTCATTACGATAAAGTTTAATAAAGTAAAGAATGTAAATGACGAGCCGGTAGATTATACGTTATTGATAATTAATCTGGCAGAGATGGCAATAGAGGAAAGAAGATACGATTCAGCAAGATTAATACTGGAAGATCTATTAATTACCGAACCGAAAAATATTTCCGCTTTAATTGATATAGGTGTTTTAAATGCATTAGAAGGTAATGATGAAGAAGCTATAAAATGTTTTCAACAGGTCATTGAGAATGATCCTGAGAATGAAATAGCCTTGGAAAATTTAACTATTCTAAAAAAATAAATATTGGTTATAAGAAATAGTAACCCCAACATAAGGTGACAAATGAAATATATAGATGATATCGATATGAAGATAACAAGAGAAAATAATTTGTCAAGAATATTAACTATTGATAATATAAAAGAAAAAACGTTGTTAAAAAACAATCCAACCAGTAGTATTTATAAAGTTAGAATAAACGATATAACTCTTGCTTATAAAGTAATAAAAAAAAATGATAATATTGACTTTAGATATACACTTAAATCATATGAAAATTACTCTAATATGAAAAATACGGATGGTATGGTAAAGGTATACGACTATCGTATTACTGAGGAGGGGGATAAATTTGAAGTACTAATGGAATATTTAGAAGGATACAATGATGTCGCAGAAGTAGAAGAAAATAAACAACTATATACTGAAAAGATTTATAATATCTTCAATAACATCCTTAACCAGAATATTATACCAGTAGATTCGGGACTGGCTAATTTTCTTGTAAAAGATCAAGATGTTAAAATGATAGACCTGGATTTCTTACTGAAATGGGAAGAAGTCACGTTTTTCAATATTATATGGTTTATTACAAGAGTTGATGAAATTAAAAGCTGGAGTATCGACTTAGGGCATAAAATCAATGATTTATTTTATAATTATATGGAAAAGTATTTTGATACCATACCTTATAATCCTTTAGCAGAAAAGTATGTTGAAGAAGGAGAGAAGTTGTTGATAGAACAGAGAGCTGGTGATGCATTTAAATGTTTTGAAGAAGCTTTGAAACTTAAGCCAAATTGTAGCGATGCATTTAATAATTTGGCGGTAATTTACTGGGACCGAAATGAAATTGAAATATCAGAAAAACTTTTAGAGTTTTCGTTGAAAATAGAACCAGATAATAAAGTTTATCTGGAGAATTATATGGAAGTATTAGCACATCAGAAAAAGCATGAAAAGATCATAAACGTTATTAATAATACAACTAAGAAAAAAAATATTAAGAATTATGATAAGGTAAAACAGGAAGAGTTATTGCTATTGCAAGAAGAAATTGATAAATATTCATACCCATCTAATTATTCTTATGATATACAATCTCTGCAACCCAAAGGCAGCCTTAAGGAACGCGTAAAATACTTTGTAAAGTA comes from Melioribacter roseus P3M-2 and encodes:
- a CDS encoding tetratricopeptide repeat protein, whose translation is MFKNIPKEMHGYFTQIEDIRKNVTTIREWWEENHKYDEPFLLSGTPGREVWRALGITDYINAQKKILNIGVGLGHCTKELSNIGAEVHALDISLTALKRVEKYIKKGWTPDELPHLPVNYFDLAISHLVAQHMSDTDLLNQIKYVIKSLKKDGFFAIQIAFPLQEEYQFREDFEIQKWGGVLRTLEHINELVEKGGGKILWVDNIAEFNEFDTGWYGIHIVKNAPESVIEYSNHKLNKKKSKLIENEAKRYQKKIDKAILFYKNSLSVDNENLSSLKKCGEIYYQKDEKLISLEMFNKAYYLNKIDLETILLIAQVYLELGEYFKACHLLIEYKNKQHEISDSLLIKTRINVSNALNTLGDVYFASGLYKMAAKVYEKSLELYPGNDLITIKFNKVKNVNDEPVDYTLLIINLAEMAIEERRYDSARLILEDLLITEPKNISALIDIGVLNALEGNDEEAIKCFQQVIENDPENEIALENLTILKK
- a CDS encoding methyltransferase domain-containing protein codes for the protein MKYIDDIDMKITRENNLSRILTIDNIKEKTLLKNNPTSSIYKVRINDITLAYKVIKKNDNIDFRYTLKSYENYSNMKNTDGMVKVYDYRITEEGDKFEVLMEYLEGYNDVAEVEENKQLYTEKIYNIFNNILNQNIIPVDSGLANFLVKDQDVKMIDLDFLLKWEEVTFFNIIWFITRVDEIKSWSIDLGHKINDLFYNYMEKYFDTIPYNPLAEKYVEEGEKLLIEQRAGDAFKCFEEALKLKPNCSDAFNNLAVIYWDRNEIEISEKLLEFSLKIEPDNKVYLENYMEVLAHQKKHEKIINVINNTTKKKNIKNYDKVKQEELLLLQEEIDKYSYPSNYSYDIQSLQPKGSLKERVKYFVKYSPDLFEPCNKFLSVGSSLGYMLLFHAYRAKKCVGIEPDHKANDIVKRVAAFRNLKNVELFQGTFKDYPKNDHFDLIWMGNVFQYMYVDYGWQVAEELAKISCGKCIIEAPFEGEFLKKQAHLNSNWKNESLMNEYKFKRFEYEIKKYFDIKSVNPSGTDPVNRLIVVLERK